A DNA window from Mariprofundus aestuarium contains the following coding sequences:
- a CDS encoding DUF4398 domain-containing protein — protein MKRSLFILIMLLSACAVKPPVQEMSNARSAIKAAQDLPGSTQQSENYLKSAETAMEEAAEAIRQERYEKARGKALEAKRDAQVAARIKQSNQQ, from the coding sequence ATGAAACGCAGCCTGTTTATCCTGATTATGTTGCTCTCTGCCTGTGCTGTAAAACCGCCGGTGCAGGAGATGTCCAATGCGCGCTCTGCAATCAAGGCAGCGCAGGATCTTCCGGGTAGTACCCAACAATCCGAGAATTATCTGAAGTCCGCCGAAACAGCAATGGAAGAAGCCGCCGAAGCCATCCGGCAGGAGCGCTACGAAAAAGCACGCGGCAAGGCGCTGGAAGCCAAACGCGATGCGCAGGTGGCTGCTCGCATTAAACAGTCCAACCAACAGTAA